The Paenibacillus sp. FSL R7-0204 genome includes a region encoding these proteins:
- a CDS encoding SMODS domain-containing nucleotidyltransferase: protein MYIGHKFESLVGNLRTTNHLTVSDRYHKITRRLNLAFWGLDSTTRNSRYVGSYGRGTAIKGFSDVDMLMVLPYDTYAKFNAYRSNGQSALLQQVKLAVKNTYPLTDVGGDGQVVVVNFSDGTRFEIVPAFLNKNETYTYPDSNDGGQWRICNPVAEIFAINEYNKKYNKKVEHLVRMMKAWKVRYDVPITGMLLETLAMQFMDNWEYNDKSYNWYDWMARDFFKYLSIQDREQVYWKAKGSGQYVWRTGAFEFKAQSAFNLAEKAAQDEDDSLWKQIFGAYYTG, encoded by the coding sequence TTGTACATCGGACATAAATTCGAATCTTTGGTAGGCAATTTACGTACCACCAACCACCTTACTGTGTCAGATCGTTATCACAAAATTACACGCCGCTTAAACTTAGCTTTCTGGGGTTTGGATTCCACCACAAGAAATTCACGGTATGTTGGATCGTATGGACGAGGTACGGCTATTAAAGGATTTAGCGATGTAGACATGTTAATGGTACTCCCTTATGATACTTATGCAAAATTTAATGCTTACCGTAGCAATGGACAATCCGCATTACTACAACAAGTAAAATTAGCGGTTAAAAATACGTATCCATTAACAGATGTCGGCGGAGATGGACAAGTTGTTGTCGTTAACTTTAGCGATGGTACTCGATTTGAAATTGTTCCTGCATTTTTAAACAAAAATGAAACCTATACATATCCAGATTCCAATGACGGTGGGCAATGGAGAATATGCAACCCTGTTGCCGAGATATTTGCGATTAATGAATACAACAAGAAATACAATAAGAAGGTTGAGCATTTGGTCCGTATGATGAAGGCGTGGAAAGTCCGTTATGATGTACCTATTACAGGTATGCTTCTCGAAACCCTTGCCATGCAGTTTATGGATAATTGGGAATATAACGATAAATCCTATAACTGGTATGATTGGATGGCGAGGGATTTTTTCAAATATCTGTCGATACAGGACAGGGAACAGGTTTACTGGAAAGCTAAAGGAAGTGGGCAGTATGTTTGGCGGACAGGAGCGTTTGAGTTTAAGGCTCAATCTGCATTCAATTTAGCTGAAAAGGCAGCTCAAGATGAGGACGATAGCCTGTGGAAGCAAATATTTGGAGCTTATTATACGGGGTGA
- a CDS encoding thiazole synthase, with product MQDPLMIGGVTLTSRLFIGTGKYSRNTLIPEVITRSGSQVITVALRRVDPESSDNIVSHIPSHMTLLPNTSGARTAEEAVRIARLARSAGLGNWVKIEVINDQKYLLPDNTETIRATEILAAEGFVVLPYMSPDLSAALRLKAAGAAAVMPLGAPIGSNRGLQTKELIRILISETDLPVIVDAGIGRPSEAAEAMEMGAAAVLLNTAIATASDPLLMAEAFREAVSAGRKAYLAGLGPVEETAAASSPLTGFLA from the coding sequence ATGCAAGACCCATTGATGATTGGCGGAGTGACTCTAACCAGCAGACTGTTCATTGGCACCGGAAAATACAGCCGCAACACCCTCATACCCGAGGTGATTACGCGATCAGGCTCACAGGTCATTACCGTTGCCCTGCGCCGGGTGGACCCGGAGAGCAGTGACAATATTGTCAGCCACATTCCTTCCCACATGACTTTACTGCCCAATACCTCCGGTGCGCGCACCGCAGAAGAGGCGGTACGGATTGCCCGGCTGGCGAGATCGGCGGGGCTGGGGAATTGGGTGAAGATTGAGGTCATCAACGACCAGAAATATCTGCTGCCGGATAATACCGAGACCATCCGGGCGACCGAGATTCTGGCAGCAGAGGGCTTCGTGGTGCTTCCTTACATGAGTCCTGACCTGTCCGCAGCCCTGCGGCTGAAGGCAGCGGGGGCCGCAGCCGTAATGCCGCTTGGAGCGCCGATTGGCTCCAACCGCGGGCTGCAGACCAAGGAGCTGATCCGGATTCTGATCTCTGAGACGGATCTGCCGGTGATCGTGGATGCCGGAATCGGCAGACCGTCCGAGGCGGCCGAGGCGATGGAGATGGGAGCCGCAGCGGTCCTGCTTAATACAGCGATTGCTACCGCCTCAGATCCGCTGCTGATGGCAGAAGCCTTCCGTGAAGCGGTATCCGCCGGGCGCAAAGCTTATCTCGCCGGACTGGGCCCTGTGGAGGAGACGGCGGCAGCCTCTTCACCGTTGACCGGATTCTTGGCCTGA
- a CDS encoding IS4 family transposase, giving the protein MVQQHSLSEQSRFSKLFASLHIGKALRHAGISKSFGLSSLAVFQIVFSLVFEGKNWFRLLESDRRADLPGKDVIYRFLNQASFAWRRFLQTLSLRTVQGFESLISSTRVRVFIIDDSVLSRNRSKKAELLARVFDHSTGKFTKGYTMLTLGWSDGFSFAPLDFAMLSSAKLANRLCEMASNLSKRSNGYKRRMEAFSRKPDAVVALLERALRAGFTADYVLMDSWFTQAPLLRQLTGKGLAVIGMVKEMKQRYLVQGKRMTLSEVFQSLPKSNSKDIKGSVIVHTTCDLPVKLVFVRNRNKKREWLAILSTDVTLDAAEIVRIYGMRWSIETFFKVTKSYLKLGTEFQGRSFDQLISHTTIVFSRYLAMEYERRQSSDDRTLGGLFFLFADEVRDLDFQTALQQLMSLFLEMSEAKTKKNKTAVFCQLQDWISSLPSYIKGLFGDLCCES; this is encoded by the coding sequence ATGGTACAACAACATTCCCTGTCTGAACAGTCTCGCTTTTCCAAACTTTTTGCTTCGCTCCACATCGGGAAAGCCTTACGGCACGCAGGCATTTCCAAATCCTTTGGTCTTTCGAGTCTAGCGGTTTTTCAAATCGTTTTCTCTTTGGTCTTCGAAGGAAAGAACTGGTTTCGACTTCTGGAAAGTGACCGTAGAGCAGATCTTCCCGGCAAAGATGTCATCTATCGATTTTTGAATCAAGCTTCTTTTGCGTGGCGGCGCTTTTTGCAAACCTTAAGTCTTCGCACCGTGCAGGGTTTCGAATCGCTTATTTCATCTACGCGTGTACGAGTGTTCATCATCGACGATTCCGTTTTGAGCCGAAACCGGAGCAAAAAAGCAGAGTTACTGGCACGAGTCTTTGACCATTCCACGGGCAAATTTACCAAAGGTTACACCATGCTAACCCTGGGCTGGTCGGACGGTTTTAGCTTCGCTCCGCTTGACTTTGCCATGCTGTCTTCAGCTAAACTGGCCAATCGGTTGTGCGAAATGGCTTCGAATCTCTCGAAACGCAGCAACGGGTACAAACGTCGAATGGAGGCCTTTTCTCGGAAGCCGGATGCCGTTGTTGCCTTGCTGGAACGGGCTTTACGTGCAGGATTCACCGCCGATTACGTACTCATGGATAGCTGGTTTACGCAAGCTCCACTGCTTCGTCAGCTCACAGGCAAAGGCCTCGCTGTGATTGGTATGGTCAAGGAAATGAAACAGCGCTATCTGGTTCAAGGCAAGCGAATGACGCTAAGTGAAGTTTTTCAAAGCCTTCCGAAGTCCAATTCAAAAGACATCAAAGGCTCCGTCATCGTACACACGACCTGTGATCTGCCCGTGAAGCTTGTTTTTGTCCGTAACCGGAATAAAAAACGGGAATGGCTGGCGATTTTAAGTACAGACGTAACGCTGGATGCTGCTGAAATTGTACGAATCTACGGTATGCGCTGGAGTATAGAGACTTTTTTCAAAGTCACCAAAAGCTATTTGAAACTGGGTACCGAATTTCAAGGCCGTTCCTTCGACCAATTGATCAGTCACACAACGATTGTGTTCAGCCGTTATTTGGCAATGGAATACGAACGGCGTCAATCGAGTGATGACCGGACACTGGGAGGACTCTTTTTCCTCTTTGCAGATGAAGTTCGCGATCTGGACTTCCAGACCGCGCTTCAGCAACTCATGAGTTTATTTCTCGAAATGTCAGAGGCCAAAACCAAGAAGAACAAAACAGCTGTTTTTTGTCAACTACAAGATTGGATCTCTAGTTTACCCAGCTATATCAAGGGTTTGTTTGGAGATTTGTGCTGCGAAAGTTGA
- a CDS encoding phosphotransferase-like protein: MKKGLIVLLNGASSSGKTSICMELKKQHAFPFHHLSFDDFSGSYNDFINKTYPDIKLTRVLEDHVVSEILFDPITSVCTTRPLNCFQKWG; the protein is encoded by the coding sequence TTGAAGAAAGGACTTATTGTGTTATTGAACGGAGCCTCAAGCTCAGGAAAGACAAGTATTTGTATGGAACTAAAAAAACAGCATGCGTTCCCATTTCATCACCTGTCCTTTGATGATTTTTCTGGTAGCTACAATGATTTTATCAATAAGACATATCCAGACATTAAACTTACACGAGTATTGGAAGATCATGTTGTCTCAGAGATCCTTTTTGATCCCATCACCTCAGTGTGTACTACGCGACCATTAAATTGTTTTCAGAAATGGGGCTGA
- a CDS encoding ApeA N-terminal domain 1-containing protein produces the protein MQVNFSASGYWTFEDDITQYHGDLYLNRDAGGIVIYIRIPNHGAPKGYLQLPIEIPLIKGTTINGAKITLIDCSRISTQSKVGTEDIYGYQAKYMIEGVSFDHKENVVFSKIKLSIPKIIEWGNVSNYIMPDAGKDNVLIELKNVNPIEIYTCEEYTLSYYLTYNYPLFNLMKEKIVLEQTPYLTVESESLHTLNWFIDIVMKMKRIIEIAIGLPLEFNKMIAESPAIIWEFDDERTRIRPIEIVHALTRSLNKTNKKNDESNTKYLFNLNELSENADFSHWQKSSTIIEPVIELYIDDLYNQELSASRHFLNMIQALETYHSRFLCNGTLADFRIRVEAVIAIRPDVYKESDRKFLLEGSHKGIALRSRLADLLTADFKFHFYTSRIKHRDFPKVIADTRNYYTHYNLRQEEKALKGNDLIEAYHLLRSILEYYILKELGFDEDFIHERTRERIEPLIIRNQIREVNERHKN, from the coding sequence ATGCAAGTTAATTTTTCAGCATCTGGATACTGGACATTTGAGGACGATATTACTCAGTATCATGGAGATCTTTATTTAAATAGAGATGCAGGTGGGATTGTTATTTACATTCGAATACCTAACCATGGTGCTCCAAAGGGTTACCTTCAATTACCAATTGAAATTCCTTTAATTAAGGGAACTACAATTAATGGAGCAAAAATCACTCTTATTGATTGTTCAAGAATATCAACGCAGAGTAAGGTTGGCACTGAAGATATATACGGATACCAAGCAAAGTATATGATAGAAGGTGTTTCATTTGATCATAAGGAAAATGTAGTGTTTTCAAAAATAAAACTCAGTATTCCTAAAATAATTGAATGGGGTAATGTATCAAACTATATTATGCCTGATGCTGGCAAGGATAATGTGCTCATTGAATTGAAAAATGTAAACCCGATAGAAATCTATACATGTGAAGAATATACCCTGTCATATTATTTAACTTACAACTATCCACTTTTTAATCTGATGAAAGAAAAAATTGTATTGGAGCAAACTCCATACCTTACAGTCGAGTCTGAATCACTTCATACATTGAATTGGTTTATAGATATAGTTATGAAAATGAAAAGAATTATTGAAATTGCAATAGGCTTGCCACTCGAATTTAATAAAATGATTGCAGAATCACCAGCCATCATATGGGAGTTTGATGATGAGAGGACCCGAATAAGACCTATAGAGATAGTTCATGCATTAACTCGAAGCTTAAATAAAACAAATAAAAAAAATGACGAAAGTAATACAAAATATCTTTTCAATTTAAATGAATTATCTGAAAACGCCGATTTTTCACATTGGCAGAAGTCATCAACAATCATAGAGCCCGTAATCGAGTTGTACATTGATGATTTGTATAATCAGGAATTATCGGCTAGTCGCCATTTTCTAAATATGATTCAGGCATTAGAAACTTATCATTCCCGATTTTTATGCAACGGAACATTGGCGGATTTTAGAATAAGAGTTGAAGCAGTAATTGCAATTAGACCAGATGTGTATAAAGAGAGTGATAGAAAATTCCTTCTGGAGGGAAGCCATAAAGGAATTGCGCTGAGAAGTAGATTAGCCGACTTGTTAACGGCAGATTTCAAGTTTCATTTCTATACTTCTAGGATAAAACATAGAGATTTTCCTAAGGTAATTGCGGACACTAGAAATTATTACACTCATTATAATTTAAGACAAGAAGAAAAAGCTCTTAAAGGAAATGATTTAATAGAAGCATATCATTTACTTCGTAGTATTCTTGAATACTATATCCTTAAAGAACTAGGTTTTGATGAAGATTTTATTCATGAGCGAACAAGAGAAAGGATTGAACCATTAATAATTAGAAACCAAATTAGAGAAGTGAATGAAAGGCATAAAAATTAA
- the thiH gene encoding 2-iminoacetate synthase ThiH, with amino-acid sequence MSYYETMARLEQLPYGTLWSRYTAEDVKRALRAEQVDEEGLMALLSPAAEPYLEEMAQKAHRLTRTHFGHVMQLFTPMYLADFCVNHCTYCSFSSIYDFPRKKLTLEEVAREAETIAATGLRHILILTGESRRDSPAGYVRDCVNVLRRYFSSVSIEVNPLSTAEYAELREAGVDGLTLYQEVYHQETYRALHVKGPKRVYRNRLDAPERGCQAGFRSVNIGALLGMYEWRQEALATALHARYLQDKYPECEIGLSIPRFRPYLGEFNPASNVTDRALVQIILAYRLFLPRSGISLSTREPAALRDHLVQLGITKMSAGVSTEVGGHSLEGGTPQFEISDNRSVAEMAEMLRSQGLQPVFKDWDILSEPLGMR; translated from the coding sequence ATGAGCTATTATGAGACGATGGCCCGGCTGGAGCAGCTTCCTTACGGGACGCTATGGAGCCGTTATACGGCAGAGGATGTGAAGCGCGCGCTTCGTGCAGAGCAGGTGGATGAAGAAGGGCTGATGGCCCTGCTGTCACCGGCAGCGGAGCCTTATCTGGAGGAGATGGCACAGAAGGCGCACCGGTTGACGCGTACGCATTTCGGCCATGTGATGCAGCTGTTTACCCCGATGTATCTTGCAGATTTCTGCGTGAATCACTGCACGTATTGCAGCTTCAGTTCTATCTATGATTTTCCACGCAAAAAACTGACGCTGGAGGAGGTCGCCCGGGAAGCAGAGACCATCGCAGCCACGGGCCTGCGCCATATTCTGATCCTGACCGGGGAATCCCGGAGAGACAGCCCGGCCGGTTATGTGAGGGATTGCGTGAATGTGCTGCGCCGCTATTTTTCCTCTGTCAGCATTGAAGTGAATCCGCTCTCGACAGCCGAATATGCTGAACTCCGGGAAGCCGGCGTGGACGGTCTGACGCTCTACCAGGAGGTCTACCACCAGGAGACTTATCGAGCGCTGCATGTAAAAGGACCCAAACGCGTCTACCGCAACCGGCTGGACGCTCCCGAGCGGGGCTGCCAAGCGGGCTTTCGTTCAGTGAATATCGGGGCCCTGCTCGGCATGTACGAATGGCGGCAGGAGGCGCTGGCGACTGCGCTGCATGCGAGGTATCTGCAGGACAAGTACCCGGAATGCGAAATCGGGCTGTCGATTCCCAGATTCCGGCCTTACTTAGGCGAATTCAATCCGGCAAGCAACGTAACCGACCGGGCGCTGGTGCAGATCATCCTGGCCTACCGCCTGTTCCTGCCGCGCTCCGGCATCTCACTGTCCACACGCGAGCCTGCCGCTCTGCGCGATCATCTGGTCCAGCTCGGCATCACGAAGATGTCCGCAGGGGTATCCACCGAAGTGGGCGGACATTCCCTCGAAGGGGGCACCCCGCAGTTTGAAATCTCGGACAACCGCAGCGTGGCCGAGATGGCCGAGATGCTGCGGTCGCAAGGACTCCAGCCGGTATTCAAGGACTGGGATATCCTGTCCGAGCCGCTTGGGATGAGGTAG
- the thiS gene encoding sulfur carrier protein ThiS — protein sequence MNVTVNGTRQRVEESCRTLADLLARPEWAGKLVIVELNGELAGREVYGDALLNEGDRIELVHFVGGG from the coding sequence ATGAATGTGACCGTTAACGGTACCCGCCAGAGGGTGGAAGAGAGCTGCCGGACGCTGGCGGATCTGCTGGCCCGGCCCGAGTGGGCCGGGAAGCTGGTGATTGTCGAGCTGAACGGCGAGCTTGCCGGAAGAGAGGTTTATGGCGATGCGTTACTAAATGAAGGGGACCGGATTGAGCTGGTTCATTTTGTAGGCGGAGGCTGA
- a CDS encoding DUF4304 domain-containing protein, giving the protein MKTSQFRKLIKTNLAPALHEVGFSGTDHHFVKVDNNHVIHAIVIQADKHGGSCVVELGVHFDFLPNPLGEFIPANKLTVYDCEFRTRLVHQLTWFQSNVLRKKKSEAWFRYGDTEDESMAVVHKMKEMIVRQGTKYFAQFNDSPHVITSITTNELSHRTKILDSYGAPLDLRLALLIARTHAFLGNAVEAANFAHWGLENIGNATGLIQDFTELVD; this is encoded by the coding sequence ATGAAAACAAGTCAATTTAGAAAGTTAATCAAGACAAATCTAGCGCCCGCATTACATGAAGTTGGTTTTTCAGGAACAGATCATCATTTTGTTAAAGTTGACAACAACCATGTAATACACGCTATTGTTATCCAGGCTGATAAGCATGGTGGCTCTTGCGTTGTTGAGCTAGGGGTTCATTTCGATTTCCTTCCAAACCCTTTGGGGGAATTTATTCCTGCCAACAAACTAACCGTCTATGACTGTGAATTCAGAACCCGATTAGTTCATCAGCTAACCTGGTTTCAGTCAAATGTTCTACGCAAAAAGAAAAGTGAAGCTTGGTTTCGATATGGCGATACAGAAGATGAGTCAATGGCTGTAGTACATAAAATGAAAGAAATGATTGTTCGTCAGGGGACAAAGTACTTCGCTCAATTCAATGATTCCCCTCATGTAATAACCTCGATAACAACGAACGAGTTATCTCACCGTACGAAGATACTAGACAGCTATGGAGCGCCTTTGGATTTAAGATTAGCCTTGTTAATCGCACGAACACATGCTTTTCTCGGAAATGCTGTAGAAGCCGCCAATTTCGCTCATTGGGGACTTGAAAACATCGGTAACGCAACAGGGTTAATTCAGGATTTCACAGAACTAGTTGATTAG
- a CDS encoding thiamine phosphate synthase, with the protein MYEIHAVSDGRLPPEALAEWAAAVHSMVDYIQLREKSMPARELLAAAQQMLQAGVPPSKLVINDRIDVALAAGAGGVQLAWHSLPPAAVRGLAPGLRIGRSVHSQEEAAQAGRQGTDYCLYGHVFPTACKPGQQARGLAQLAEAVRWSCIPLIALGGITPGNAEAVLAQGAAGIAVMSGICGAPDPVAAARAYRAAVHRAAELAEALDMAQAQGTAGGEQA; encoded by the coding sequence TTGTACGAAATTCATGCGGTCTCGGATGGGCGGCTGCCGCCTGAAGCGCTGGCTGAATGGGCCGCGGCGGTGCATTCTATGGTGGATTATATCCAGCTCCGCGAAAAATCCATGCCTGCCCGCGAACTTCTGGCGGCGGCGCAGCAGATGCTTCAGGCCGGAGTACCGCCATCGAAGCTGGTCATTAATGATAGGATCGATGTTGCCCTGGCCGCCGGGGCAGGCGGTGTACAGTTAGCCTGGCATAGCCTCCCGCCAGCCGCAGTGCGCGGCCTTGCACCGGGTCTGCGGATCGGCAGATCGGTCCACTCGCAGGAAGAGGCGGCTCAGGCTGGAAGGCAGGGAACAGACTACTGCCTCTACGGGCATGTATTCCCGACGGCTTGCAAGCCCGGACAGCAGGCACGGGGACTTGCGCAGCTGGCAGAGGCCGTCCGCTGGAGCTGCATCCCGCTGATTGCGCTTGGAGGGATTACCCCGGGGAATGCCGAGGCGGTGTTAGCCCAAGGGGCAGCAGGCATTGCCGTCATGTCGGGGATCTGCGGAGCCCCGGACCCGGTGGCAGCGGCCCGGGCGTACAGGGCAGCGGTTCACAGGGCAGCAGAGCTGGCTGAAGCGCTGGATATGGCTCAAGCACAGGGCACAGCAGGAGGTGAACAGGCATGA
- a CDS encoding phosphotransferase-like protein → MRGDRALGLALYQYDIVNSFNEYDLEVNTERLSPIECADKILRFINHGLSDSVFKKLSRTNPTIKNAALNFRSDYANMPVLTDS, encoded by the coding sequence ATTAGAGGAGATCGAGCACTTGGATTAGCACTTTACCAGTACGACATAGTAAATTCTTTTAATGAATATGACCTAGAAGTCAATACGGAAAGGTTGAGTCCAATTGAATGTGCCGATAAAATATTGAGGTTTATAAATCACGGTCTGTCAGACTCGGTATTCAAGAAATTAAGCAGAACCAATCCTACCATAAAAAACGCTGCATTGAACTTTCGGTCAGATTACGCTAATATGCCAGTTTTAACGGATTCATGA
- a CDS encoding SLATT domain-containing protein, with product MNKNNVLHYIALTAYNVGFGGKKHFVTYDVLRIVPKAVSLLTMIIGVFQLLEQYKTVSTDNQQLISVVLLSIGLIAFVVDLSSDPKEEYNIVGKKLLVLFNELRRIYLEVDSLSDSSDFSTYIARIDAITQEVSHISISKQVVMGNWLTHIGFFYVMQSKWVSKELGHTWRDKLPILHFETLIYVSVAFAIVYSILYL from the coding sequence TTGAACAAAAATAACGTACTGCATTATATTGCTCTAACTGCCTATAATGTCGGATTTGGTGGAAAGAAACATTTTGTGACTTATGATGTTCTACGTATTGTTCCAAAAGCAGTGAGTCTGCTTACCATGATCATAGGTGTATTTCAGCTTCTGGAACAGTACAAGACCGTCTCTACAGACAATCAACAGCTCATCTCAGTCGTACTGTTAAGCATAGGTCTAATTGCTTTTGTAGTTGATCTATCAAGTGATCCGAAAGAGGAATATAATATTGTTGGAAAAAAATTATTGGTTTTGTTTAATGAACTACGTCGAATTTATCTGGAAGTAGACTCCCTTAGCGATTCTAGCGATTTTTCCACATACATCGCCCGAATTGATGCAATTACCCAAGAAGTTAGTCATATCTCTATATCCAAACAAGTTGTTATGGGGAATTGGCTGACTCATATTGGATTCTTTTATGTTATGCAATCGAAATGGGTATCCAAAGAACTTGGGCATACGTGGCGTGATAAACTTCCAATTCTTCATTTTGAAACCCTTATTTATGTTAGCGTAGCTTTCGCTATTGTATATTCTATTCTTTATCTATAA
- a CDS encoding WG repeat-containing protein, which produces MRHAYAKIDGTILHEGRYINADRFYEDFALLITEQGFSHMNMDFLTPYPIYKWLTRYFHGWAAFESLDGTKGFIDYSHQNSIYLDFDGFARFSSDGVASYSKNGLSGIIDQSGNIILDPTYTRVDVFSEGFALVEIDSNFGFLNTKGEVTHPAVWNNALFFKNGLAAVSNSNNKWGCVNTNGDLVIPTKYSFLGACDDERICFQKGRKYGFLNMEGEIVIPPIFEEVDGFSEGYAAVQVNKKWGIIDTKGDFIVEPALEMARRFYHGCSIIVKDNTVGLLSPNGEMTMYPQFHYVDYPYKDIMSVVLE; this is translated from the coding sequence ATGAGGCATGCTTACGCTAAAATAGACGGCACTATATTGCATGAAGGTCGTTACATTAATGCTGATCGATTCTATGAAGACTTTGCATTATTGATTACCGAACAAGGATTTTCTCATATGAATATGGATTTCCTAACCCCTTATCCTATTTATAAGTGGTTGACACGTTATTTTCATGGTTGGGCAGCATTTGAATCTTTGGATGGCACTAAAGGATTTATTGATTACAGCCATCAAAATTCTATCTATTTAGATTTTGATGGATTTGCTAGATTTTCATCTGATGGAGTAGCCTCTTATAGTAAAAACGGTCTAAGTGGAATCATAGATCAGTCTGGAAATATAATTTTAGACCCTACCTACACCAGAGTCGATGTATTTTCGGAAGGTTTTGCACTAGTAGAAATAGATTCTAATTTCGGCTTTCTTAACACTAAAGGTGAAGTTACTCACCCAGCAGTATGGAATAATGCCCTATTCTTCAAAAATGGTCTGGCGGCCGTATCTAATTCCAATAATAAATGGGGTTGTGTAAATACAAACGGAGATTTAGTGATTCCAACGAAGTATTCTTTCCTTGGAGCATGCGATGATGAAAGAATCTGCTTCCAAAAAGGGAGAAAATATGGATTTTTAAATATGGAAGGGGAAATAGTCATCCCTCCTATATTTGAAGAAGTGGATGGATTTTCTGAAGGATATGCAGCAGTTCAAGTCAATAAAAAGTGGGGAATTATTGATACCAAGGGTGATTTCATTGTAGAACCCGCATTAGAAATGGCTAGACGCTTTTACCATGGGTGCAGCATTATTGTAAAAGATAACACTGTCGGATTATTATCACCTAATGGTGAAATGACGATGTATCCGCAATTTCATTACGTTGACTACCCCTATAAAGATATAATGTCAGTGGTATTGGAGTAG
- a CDS encoding DUF4238 domain-containing protein encodes MAANKSQNKIQHWVPQCYLRYWCDTDIPENYTPYVWLYSKDWSIQKPKAPENIFAESELYTIDMPNGERDLSIEHKLSKLETTYGQVVSKIVKNQSITPDEQADLCLFLSAMHERTPFQRDHWKKQWSGMYSNMNRMKKEIEEASPKRRAKMTSLGRLSHGPTLSMEDVRRRAEKPLQEMMVPRVSSRASILTRMNLSILYSISKARFLTSDNPAVIFDPESNKRHWMYEGGIQFETVEITLPLTPKHTLLLTWKELPQYIEITRKKVELLNQRNWAYARNFVVGNSKIDKPSWVPEQVDFD; translated from the coding sequence ATGGCTGCTAATAAATCTCAGAATAAAATTCAGCATTGGGTACCACAGTGCTACCTTCGCTACTGGTGTGATACGGATATTCCTGAAAATTACACACCATACGTATGGCTGTACTCAAAGGACTGGAGTATACAAAAACCCAAAGCACCCGAGAATATTTTCGCGGAAAGTGAATTATATACCATCGATATGCCGAATGGAGAACGTGATTTATCCATTGAACACAAACTTTCCAAACTCGAAACCACATACGGACAGGTCGTTTCAAAAATCGTAAAAAATCAATCCATTACTCCTGATGAACAAGCCGATCTCTGTCTGTTTTTATCAGCGATGCACGAACGAACGCCATTCCAAAGAGATCACTGGAAAAAACAATGGAGTGGTATGTACTCAAACATGAACAGAATGAAAAAGGAGATTGAGGAAGCTTCCCCAAAGCGTAGAGCAAAAATGACCAGTCTAGGCCGTTTATCACACGGGCCGACATTGTCGATGGAGGATGTTAGGCGCCGTGCTGAAAAACCTCTTCAAGAAATGATGGTGCCGAGGGTTTCATCGCGGGCGTCCATACTCACGAGGATGAACTTATCCATTTTATACTCGATAAGCAAAGCAAGATTTTTAACGTCTGACAATCCAGCTGTTATCTTTGATCCTGAATCAAACAAACGGCATTGGATGTACGAAGGGGGAATACAGTTTGAAACTGTTGAAATCACCCTACCACTCACCCCTAAGCATACGTTATTGTTAACCTGGAAGGAGCTCCCTCAGTACATCGAAATCACGAGAAAAAAGGTTGAGTTATTAAACCAACGGAATTGGGCCTATGCTCGTAATTTTGTTGTTGGCAATTCGAAAATAGACAAGCCTTCGTGGGTTCCTGAACAAGTCGATTTTGACTGA